A segment of the Triticum urartu cultivar G1812 chromosome 1, Tu2.1, whole genome shotgun sequence genome:
AGGCTTAGCCAAAGCGATGATCCGCTAGGACTGCACCATGATGACTTCCCATCGACGAACAACAATGTTAGGCTGACTTCGACATCGTAGTGGCATGCGATGGCGCATCATTTATGAGAGGAAGCAAACGGTCGACTTTTAGGGATTTCAGTGTAATTTCCTTATTTGCTGGGCTTGCTAGTATTGTTGATTTGGTTACTAGATCAAAATCTGTTTTTTTTTGCGTTTGAAAAGAAAATATTTTTTAGAAAAAAACATTAAGATGATCCACTCTGAAGGTACTCATCGCCGGCGCAAGAGTACCGAGCGGTAGAATCCAACCGAAGGCGGTACACTATCTCCCCTGAAGGCGGTACAGCACTACCACGTACTGAAAATCTTACAGATGGTGCTCTCAGAATCTCCAACCCCATAATCACACCAGAAACCTACAGCCATGCACGTAAGGACACGAACAATTATTCTTAACCAAGTCGAGAAGAGCGTCGTGAGCGGGCGGCTAGCGCCGGCCCGTCCCATCGCACCCCCCACGTAGGTTGTTGTGGCGCTACTGAGCTTTAAATACCGGCAGCCCTGCCAGTCTGTATGGCCAGTACTACCGTCAACAGCAACAATATTCTATAAAGCTAAAAGGTCGCGCGTTCCCCGCTTCCTGATTCTTGCACCCCAATTCTGTTACCATCCACGCTTAATTATATGGTATGCGACCGAAAATGCCTTTTGGAGCTCGGCCTTCATGGAGGCCGGTTTTTGAAAAACACAAAAATCATGAAAATTCATATTTTTACAatttaaaaaaatctgaaaaaaaattACAGATATACATGGAGGCATAACACACATGTGTGTAAATTTTTAGGACGAAATACGTTGAAATGAAGGctgtgcaaaaaagacaaatctgaGGCCTTTTAACACATGTTACTATTCATCCTCAAAGtccagaaatttgtcttttttctATAGGTCGCATTTCGAAATATTTCATCTTGAATTTTTACACACACATGCATTTCATCCGTGTATAGTTACATatttattttcagaatttttggaagtcaaaaaatttgaattttgaatttttcaaaaataAAGGGCTCCATGGAGCTCGGTCACCAAAACGCCCTACTCGTATGCGACCAACCGTAAAATGCCACCGCTTGAAACGCCTTGTTTCTACGGAACCAAACTTATTCCCGCAAAATCCTGCGAGTTCCAGTGAACAATCGCCGACAGCACAGCCAGCTTCCGAGGCTTCTGTGCTCGTTTTCAGGAGTAAAATGcgtaagaagaagaagaagaaacggAAGATCACTTGAGCAATCACGTTGGTAGACCATTTTGCAAATTGCAGCAAGACGTAGTACCGAAGAAATTCCAACATACACGCTAGTAGATGGTGCTAGTACAGTTCACGAGTTCTGCGCGGCGAGACGAAGGTGCAAATGGCGTGACAAGCTAGCGTCCGGGCCGCGCTCAGTCGACCGGTGTGGGCGCTCAGGCCACGGTGGCCGTGGCCGGCAGCGGGGCGGGGCTGACCACCAGGGAGGCGTCGCCGGAGAGAGGGATGACGCCGCCGCGGGCCAGGATGGAGCGGTACATCTCCACCAGCACCTTCTCGTCGTACTCCTTGAGCGGCCGCGGCCGCGCGAAGGGCTCGGGGGCGGCGCAGAAGGGAGCGCTCCCGTAGCCCACGGCGGCGGAGGACGCGAGCCGGAGCATGGCGCTCACGTACGCGTCCCGGAGCCGCGAGAGCAGCCGCCGCGGCGAGAGCGCGCGCAGAAGGCGCCGCCCGAGGCCGCGGCGCCGCACGCGCCACCCGCGCCGACGGCCCGcggtcgccgtcgccgccccgcccccgGCGCCGAGCTCGGCCGTGGCGAGGGCCGGGCGGCGCTGCGCCGCGGCCGCGTCCAGGCGGTCGTACCCGCGGTGCTTCCAGTAGGCCTTGATGCCGCCCTTGCGGGTGCTGCTGGCGGAGGCGCCGGCCATGGCTGCCCTCGAGCTTCTTGGTCCCGTGGTGGAGCTGGGGGAGGCTGGCCTGGGCCGAGTGCCCTGATCTCGCGTGGTGTACGAAAATGGTGGGTGGTTTGTAATGGCAGGCAGGAGGGTGTGTCGTGTGTGCGTATGCTCTACTAGTAGGCAGTAGCACCAGCTAGCTGCCCTGCACTTATACCTGTGTCATCACAGAGTGAGTTTTTTTTCCGTTGTGTACTAAAGTAATCACGATGGCTTCGTAGATTCTAGATTACTGCGGTTTAACCTCATCTCAGATTGTACTAACTTATTACGGCGTTCAGTACTTCAATTTATTTCTATTCCTGTTTCACGAAAGAAAAATAAATGATCTTCTCGTGCAAAAAAATTATAATACACAAGTTCTTATTAAACACCGAGTACGAGTACAATGCACTTCCACAGCCACACGCATTTACTCGCACGGTATCTACCAGAAAATGAATCTGCATAGTTTAAaatatacttcctccgttccataatataagagcatttttaACACTACTCTAATGTAAAAAACGCttttatattatgagacggagggagtatgaaaAAAAAATCCATTTTTGATGAAATCTGAATTCTGATTTTCGGTGGCTAAGAGTGCGGACAAAGTTTGTTATCTCACAAGTAACCTTCGTCTCTCGCCAAATTTTGACAGAAAATGAACATGACTGCTTGACTCGGTTTAGTGACGTGGTCGCCGTCACAATTAATCAGCCGGCCAAGTTCGTTATACGTCATGCATGGCGCCCGTTAACATCAAGTTATCAACTACAGTTTCAGTACACAATTAGGCATTTCTGTGTTGCCTGCTTTACCTGTGGAGTAATTTTCTGTTCCAGGATAATTCAAGGCGCTGCAGGCAACTCGCAGAGATGTGTCGATTATTACCCTCCTTCTCTCTCTGGGCACCGCGGTAGGCCGGTATGGTGGGTGGGTTTATGTGTAGATAGCCAGGCAGATGTAGGAACTTGTTCATCCTGAGTTACTCAAATTTTCTACTCACTCTGCCCAAcaatataagatgtttttgcaaGATACGGTTTTCGCTCGCATCCGCGTTATGGAAAATCATTAAACCCGTGCTTGGTCATCGATCACAAGATGCAAAGAAATGACGGACCATGCTGTTAGGCTGCTATGGTAGAAGTGGTTTACAAAATGTTCTAAATGGTGGTCGCCATCGTAATTAACTAGGCCACTTATTCCGTTAGCACGTCAGTCATGATGCGGCTTATATCCAATCGGCCAATCCTGATGAGCCGACATGTTGAGATTAGGGCGTTCGGTGGCACCGTGCTGTGCGTGGATGCGGATTAAGTACAGTACCTTGTAGCGTACGCATCCATCAGCGTGTCTTTTTTTTTCCGATGGGCATCAGTATGTCTTTTAGCACGCATATGCTAGCTCTACTAATCTTTATGTAGTTCTCGGGTCATGTGGATGGGAGTATTTTGGACACCAACATTTTAATTTCGAGATTGCATGTTGTATACAAACATCTTTTTATATCATTCCGGGGTAACCGATCGATCATGGAAGTACTTGTATACTAGACACGCTTGCGGCCAAAGTCAGACTTTTGTCTGAATATAGATCGATTGCCCGCACTGGGGAACGCCGCTTTGCCAAAGCACTAGGACGTGCGAATGATTGAAGAACTGAAGGGGATATGATAAGATATAccatatcatttccgatcagatCGACGCTGGTGCGATTTTCCAGGGGCAGTCCACTAGCAGCAGTACCATCCGCCGTTCAGCCAGTCCCCGGCCATGACTCCGCCTCATCGCCTAATTTAAAAACATAAATCGGTTTATGTATCAACGGGGACAAACGAAGATTGTGGTCATGCACAGTAGAATGGCAGACGAGAACAAAAGCACTTGTAGAAAGACAAACCAGGCATCTCGTTGCTGACCGTGCCTGTGAGCGGCGGCATAAATATGGCGTACGTGGGTGGTGCTCCTGTGCTTCGCCGGATAGCGACCACACGCCGAAGCCCGCCAACGGATCCCGGCGGCGTGATGTCCGGTCCCGGTTTGGCACCACACCCACCGCCACCGGTCGATCCACCACCGGCGATCAGATCAGATCAGACCGCCATCAATGCGCGCCTGCCAGCGGCACCTGCGCTTTTACGCCGGCCCATGTGTTTCACTGTGGCGAGTGCGATGGTGTTCATTCGTTCGTTTACTCGGGCACGCGGTCCAGCTGCCACCGGTCACGTCGGTACAGGATGGGCTCGGTGCGTCGCCATGCGATACCATCCGTGCGTGCACGCGCCGCGTCGGAAGTTCGAGGTGGTCTGCTCAGTGCTATGTGCTGGTGCGTAGTAGGGCCCGGAGACGGGAAGAGTCAAGATTAAGACGAGTGTTGCCCGGCTTGGAGCACGGTCGGACTGGGCACCGTGATGGACGCACAGCTGGATGATGGGCTCGTGTAACGGCCATGACTCGGCTCCCGGAGATCTCGATCTCGAGCGTCTTTTTCTTTTGAGGTATACTGACAGTAGCTTGTATTTACCCGAATATGGAAGATGAGAACGACGTGGAAATCGACCGGGAGAAATTAGGCACACCAGCCTACCAGCACGAATGCACGATTACATTATCTGTTATTATACGCACAATATACAGTCACGCAGATATTTATACACACATGCAGTCACCCATATGAACGTATAGTACACAATCACCCAGATGTTTATAAACACGCACATATAATCACCCATATGAACGTATACACATTGTACCCCTATGAGCATCTTCGAGATACTATGTTAGAAAATATATTTTAAGATTGATGAAGTCATTGTAAACGTCTCGTAGGCGCCGGGAACGTCTTCTTTCACTGAAGAGCATCATCGGAAAAGCTTGAGATGTTCTTGTTTGATCCCTTGGAGAAAATGGCAGTTGAAAGAAAAACCTGTCACAATGGCGCATCATGTGTGTGCTGACATGTGGTGCCAGCTTGACAAAATGTGCACACTTAAAATAAGGTAAATATGGCAAAAAATTTCTTAAATGAGGCAATCAGTTTCAAAAATAACAAAAGAGAGGGTGAAAATCGATTAGATCTAACTATATTCAATGATATAGTGTACGCAAGCCAGATGACATGCCACCGTCTTTCTCATCATCATTGTGCACCCTTTCTGATAACACACATGTTTCGTATTTCCCCTAATTTCCAAATGCTAAAAAGATAACATAGTGCATATACTACATTTGTAACATGATCTCCAAGGCCGTCGGCGAGCATATGCGAATAGTGAGACCACGGTGCCCCAACAATGcagccgcccccccccccccccaaaaaaaaaacCCTGCTGCGAGACAAAACCATGAAAACAGCTCATATTGAAAGAAAACCAAGGAGACGAGTAGCGTACCATTTCATTTTTATATCTCCAAGACCCCATGCCAGCCTTCTCCGCCCCATATTGGCATATCCCCTTCTTCTTTGTACTAGCTTCATTCTCCTATGTCTGATCATCCGAAATGGTAGCTACCGCGCCAACTTCGGCCAAAATCATTGTTCTAACTTTTTTAGCAATCTTTGCCATAAAGTGAACTGGACATAAAAGTATTTCATGGTCTGACCCTTTTAATAACGCCATAGCCCG
Coding sequences within it:
- the LOC125534483 gene encoding uncharacterized protein LOC125534483; amino-acid sequence: MAGASASSTRKGGIKAYWKHRGYDRLDAAAAQRRPALATAELGAGGGAATATAGRRRGWRVRRRGLGRRLLRALSPRRLLSRLRDAYVSAMLRLASSAAVGYGSAPFCAAPEPFARPRPLKEYDEKVLVEMYRSILARGGVIPLSGDASLVVSPAPLPATATVA